A region of bacterium DNA encodes the following proteins:
- the ggt gene encoding gamma-glutamyltransferase — protein sequence MVSSADRMATEVGVDVLKRGGNAVDAAAAVALALGVTESFSSGLGGGCFILIRMADGRTVAIDGRETAPAKATRLMYVPKDTTKASDLSTAGPLASGTPGELAALDLAIRNYGKLTLADDISGAVALADTGFVVNMRYARALKSEQELLGRFPGTKAIFFKNDKPLAFGERLVQTDLAKTMKRIQAEGIGAFYSGSIPQMVEAYMKANGGILSAKDFASYKPLTREPVRGSYKGYDVISMPPPSSGGIHVVEILNLLEPYDLKYLGAGSSDEIHLISEAMGIAFADRAQYLGDPDFVKVPTAGLLSKDYATERRSHISPLAHEKLAEGGQPGAYMRSDTASTPPRSHTTHLCVVDSMGNMVSITATVNTPFGSGVIVPGTGFFLNNEMDDFVTWPGKPNYFGLVGNAANEIAPGKRPLSSMSPTILTKNGKPFMVVGSMGGPRIITSVVLTLLNLIDQGMNVQEAMDFPRFHQQWMPDQLYVESDTPMDVQVNLRNKGHNVRPQSRWAAVTAIVADSTYGGWWGGADSRVDGLAKGF from the coding sequence ATGGTCTCCAGCGCGGACCGGATGGCGACGGAAGTGGGAGTGGATGTGCTGAAGAGGGGCGGAAATGCCGTAGACGCGGCGGCCGCGGTGGCGCTGGCGCTGGGTGTAACGGAAAGCTTTTCCAGCGGCTTGGGCGGGGGCTGCTTTATCCTGATCCGGATGGCAGACGGGCGAACGGTGGCGATTGACGGGCGGGAGACGGCTCCGGCCAAGGCTACACGGCTGATGTATGTGCCGAAGGATACCACCAAGGCTTCGGATCTGTCCACCGCCGGGCCGCTGGCATCGGGGACGCCGGGAGAACTGGCGGCGCTGGATCTGGCGATTCGCAATTACGGCAAACTGACGCTGGCGGATGATATTTCGGGAGCGGTGGCGCTGGCCGATACCGGGTTTGTGGTCAATATGCGCTATGCGCGCGCGCTGAAGTCGGAGCAGGAGTTGCTGGGCCGCTTCCCCGGAACGAAAGCAATTTTCTTCAAGAATGATAAGCCTCTGGCCTTTGGAGAAAGGCTGGTGCAGACGGATCTGGCAAAGACGATGAAGCGGATTCAGGCAGAGGGGATCGGGGCTTTCTATTCAGGTTCGATTCCGCAGATGGTGGAAGCCTACATGAAGGCCAACGGCGGCATTCTCAGCGCCAAGGATTTTGCCTCCTACAAGCCGCTGACGCGGGAGCCTGTGCGCGGGAGCTACAAAGGGTATGATGTGATTTCCATGCCGCCGCCGTCTTCAGGGGGAATTCACGTGGTGGAAATCCTGAATCTGCTGGAACCGTACGATCTGAAATATCTGGGCGCGGGTTCGTCGGATGAGATCCATCTGATTTCCGAAGCGATGGGAATCGCCTTTGCCGACCGGGCACAGTATTTGGGAGATCCGGATTTTGTGAAGGTGCCGACGGCGGGTCTGCTAAGCAAAGACTATGCGACGGAACGCCGCAGCCATATCAGCCCGCTGGCGCACGAAAAGCTGGCCGAAGGCGGTCAGCCGGGCGCGTATATGCGCAGCGACACGGCGAGCACTCCGCCGCGCAGCCACACGACGCACCTGTGTGTAGTGGATTCGATGGGGAATATGGTCTCGATCACGGCGACGGTGAATACGCCGTTCGGCTCGGGTGTGATTGTGCCGGGCACGGGATTCTTCCTGAACAACGAGATGGACGACTTTGTCACGTGGCCGGGGAAGCCGAACTACTTTGGCTTAGTCGGAAATGCGGCCAACGAAATTGCGCCGGGCAAGAGGCCTTTGTCGTCGATGTCGCCGACCATTCTGACCAAAAACGGAAAACCGTTTATGGTGGTGGGCAGCATGGGTGGGCCGCGGATCATTACCAGCGTGGTGCTGACGCTGCTGAACCTGATTGATCAGGGAATGAATGTTCAAGAGGCGATGGACTTTCCGAGGTTCCACCAGCAATGGATGCCGGACCAGCTTTACGTGGAGTCGGATACGCCGATGGATGTGCAGGTCAATTTGCGGAATAAGGGGCACAACGTCCGTCCTCAGAGCAGGTGGGCGGCAGTCACAGCGATTGTGGCGGATAGCACCTATGGTGGCTGGTGGGGTGGGGCAGACAGCCGGGTGGACGGGCTGGCCAAGGGGTTTTGA
- a CDS encoding helix-turn-helix domain-containing protein gives MSKIGTRIRQARKQAGSSQEDLAERINVNRSYLSLVENGKSSPTFEFLEKIATGLSIKVEDLVLGQSIAGLVNLDSDEGPLYEGLAELLRDEEQMLLMNPSPDEMNILRNIRVDARYHPSKRFFVEALLDYRKNRLAR, from the coding sequence ATGTCCAAGATTGGTACGCGGATTCGGCAGGCCCGTAAGCAGGCGGGGAGTTCACAGGAAGACCTGGCCGAACGGATAAATGTGAACCGTTCCTATCTGTCACTGGTAGAGAACGGCAAATCTTCTCCGACGTTTGAGTTTCTGGAGAAGATTGCCACGGGCTTGAGCATAAAAGTTGAAGATTTGGTATTGGGGCAGTCCATTGCGGGACTGGTGAATCTGGATTCTGATGAAGGCCCGCTGTATGAAGGGTTGGCGGAACTTCTGCGGGACGAAGAGCAGATGCTGCTCATGAACCCTTCACCCGACGAGATGAACATTTTGAGAAATATCCGCGTGGATGCACGCTATCACCCGTCCAAGAGGTTTTTCGTCGAAGCCCTGCTGGACTATCGGAAGAACAGGTTGGCGCGGTAG
- a CDS encoding STAS domain-containing protein produces MKFSNTVRDGILVFSLKGKIMGGPESAAFHEELRKSVAGGQRKVILDLGEVEWMNSSGLGLLISALTTVRAGGAEMKLARATDKITSLLVITKLNSVFEAYPDVEDAVASFS; encoded by the coding sequence ATGAAATTCTCCAACACCGTCAGAGATGGTATTCTGGTTTTTTCGTTGAAGGGCAAGATCATGGGCGGGCCGGAGTCCGCGGCCTTTCACGAAGAGTTGCGCAAGTCCGTTGCCGGCGGGCAGCGGAAGGTCATTCTGGACCTGGGCGAAGTGGAGTGGATGAATAGCTCGGGCCTTGGGCTGCTGATTTCGGCGTTGACGACCGTTCGGGCGGGCGGCGCGGAGATGAAGCTGGCGCGGGCCACGGACAAGATCACGTCGCTGCTGGTCATCACCAAGCTGAATTCGGTTTTCGAAGCTTATCCCGACGTTGAAGATGCCGTTGCCAGCTTCTCCTGA
- a CDS encoding GAF domain-containing SpoIIE family protein phosphatase has protein sequence MPASPDRPPKSLVHDLGLPGLRAQAEDAPFGDRLRVLDERLRELSDLSAELLESLRNGQPDPVLAERFVAVWREAVRGDAVLELFREVERERQENQTLMDISMKLSSASAIEDVLRTILDLLKQVVAFDAAGIFVYNREMGQIEIDMLSGYEGASRELIHRKFQEAVKAGQGIVGTVIQTGHPIYVPDIREDPRYIAVRETTLSELAVPIVLRDEVVGAFNLESDEVDAFTERDLRSLTTFANHAGVAIERARTDRLRQHSRRIQEEIHLARRIQMSFLPGTLPSFAPYDLAGMNFPSSEVGGDYFDFICITDNDMGVAIGDVTGHGVGAALLMANFRACLRIESRNNFAIRTILGKVNDYLYETNMPDSFVTAVYGVLDRRHNTFSYSNAGHNPPFRMRRDGSVEQLEVGGLILGAFPSVIYKETTISLQPGDLLVFYTDGVTEAHDADGNEFGLERLVDLVREHRDLPAAHMVRRICDTVHDYQSAASTQDDLTLSIIKYVSTIEG, from the coding sequence TTGCCAGCTTCTCCTGACCGTCCCCCAAAATCGCTGGTGCACGACCTCGGCCTGCCCGGTTTGCGCGCGCAGGCTGAGGATGCTCCGTTCGGCGACCGGCTGCGCGTGCTGGATGAGCGGCTGCGGGAACTCTCGGATCTGTCCGCGGAGTTGCTCGAGTCGTTGCGCAACGGCCAGCCGGATCCGGTCCTTGCCGAGCGCTTTGTCGCGGTGTGGCGGGAAGCGGTGCGCGGCGACGCGGTGCTCGAACTGTTCCGTGAAGTGGAACGCGAGCGCCAGGAGAATCAGACGCTGATGGACATCAGCATGAAGCTCTCCAGCGCGTCAGCGATTGAGGACGTGCTGCGCACGATTCTTGACCTGTTGAAGCAGGTGGTGGCATTCGACGCGGCGGGCATCTTCGTGTACAACCGCGAGATGGGGCAGATCGAAATCGACATGCTCTCAGGCTATGAGGGCGCGTCGCGCGAACTGATTCACCGCAAGTTTCAGGAAGCGGTGAAGGCCGGGCAGGGGATTGTGGGCACGGTGATTCAGACCGGGCATCCGATCTATGTGCCGGACATCCGCGAAGATCCGCGCTACATTGCGGTGCGCGAGACGACTCTGTCGGAACTGGCGGTGCCGATTGTGCTGCGGGACGAAGTGGTGGGAGCCTTCAACCTCGAATCGGATGAGGTGGATGCTTTCACCGAGCGGGATCTGCGCAGCCTGACGACATTTGCCAACCATGCGGGCGTGGCCATCGAGCGCGCGCGCACGGACCGGTTGCGGCAGCATTCGCGGCGGATTCAGGAAGAGATTCATCTGGCGCGGCGGATTCAGATGTCGTTTCTGCCGGGTACGCTGCCGAGTTTTGCGCCCTATGATCTGGCGGGGATGAATTTCCCGTCGAGCGAAGTGGGCGGCGACTACTTCGATTTCATCTGCATCACCGACAACGACATGGGAGTCGCGATCGGTGATGTGACGGGACATGGCGTCGGCGCGGCGCTGTTGATGGCGAATTTCCGCGCCTGTCTGCGGATCGAATCCCGCAACAATTTTGCGATCCGCACGATTCTCGGCAAGGTGAACGATTACCTGTACGAGACCAACATGCCGGATAGCTTCGTGACGGCGGTGTACGGCGTGCTGGACCGGCGGCACAACACCTTCAGCTATTCGAACGCGGGGCACAACCCGCCGTTCCGCATGAGACGGGACGGGAGCGTCGAACAGCTCGAAGTAGGCGGCCTGATTCTCGGAGCGTTTCCCAGCGTGATCTACAAGGAGACGACGATCTCGCTGCAGCCGGGAGACCTGCTGGTGTTTTACACCGACGGCGTGACGGAAGCGCACGACGCCGACGGCAACGAATTCGGCCTGGAGCGGCTTGTGGATCTGGTGCGCGAGCACCGGGATCTGCCCGCGGCCCACATGGTTCGCCGCATCTGTGATACGGTGCATGATTATCAGTCCGCCGCTTCGACACAGGACGACCTCACACTTTCCATCATCAAGTATGTCTCAACCATTGAAGGTTGA
- a CDS encoding ATP-binding protein produces the protein MLRIPSSLEELPHVDAEVERIALEMGFNDDARADLGICVTEAAGNAITHAHHERPDLFVEIRFEQFPDSLRVVVRDHGPGFDVEKVPDPTLPENLMKASGRGLHVIRMLMDGVEVKRLPDGMCIAMTKKLNSKAA, from the coding sequence ATGCTGCGCATCCCCTCTTCCCTTGAGGAACTTCCGCACGTTGATGCGGAGGTGGAACGTATTGCCCTTGAAATGGGCTTCAACGACGACGCGCGCGCAGATCTTGGCATCTGCGTGACTGAAGCGGCCGGCAATGCGATCACGCACGCTCACCATGAGCGCCCGGATCTGTTTGTGGAAATCCGCTTCGAACAGTTTCCCGATTCGCTGCGCGTGGTGGTGCGGGATCACGGGCCCGGCTTCGACGTGGAGAAGGTGCCCGATCCGACGCTGCCCGAGAATCTGATGAAGGCGAGCGGGCGGGGGCTGCATGTGATCCGCATGCTGATGGACGGAGTGGAAGTCAAGCGCCTGCCCGACGGCATGTGCATTGCCATGACCAAGAAACTGAACTCCAAAGCCGCGTGA
- the coaD gene encoding pantetheine-phosphate adenylyltransferase, with translation MRTALYPGTFDPITFGHMDVIRRAAELFDRVIVTLAVNSSKTTLFTVQERRAQIEEAVKGIAHTEVGECRGLLVDYAHQQKAVAIVRGVRAVSDFEYEFQMALTNRKLAEDITTVFLMPHERYTYLNSSIVREVARLGGHVECFVPGFIAEAMARKFSEEKR, from the coding sequence GTGAGAACTGCACTCTATCCGGGCACCTTCGATCCCATCACCTTCGGGCACATGGATGTGATCCGCCGCGCGGCGGAACTGTTTGACCGCGTGATCGTCACCCTGGCCGTCAATTCGTCGAAGACCACCCTGTTTACGGTGCAGGAGCGGCGGGCGCAGATTGAAGAGGCGGTGAAGGGAATCGCGCATACCGAAGTGGGCGAATGCCGGGGCTTGCTGGTGGACTATGCGCATCAGCAGAAGGCGGTGGCGATTGTACGCGGGGTGCGCGCGGTCTCCGATTTCGAATATGAATTTCAGATGGCGCTGACCAACCGCAAACTGGCGGAAGACATCACGACGGTATTTCTGATGCCGCACGAACGGTACACGTACCTGAACAGTTCCATCGTGCGGGAAGTCGCGCGGCTGGGCGGCCATGTAGAATGTTTTGTCCCGGGGTTTATCGCCGAAGCGATGGCCCGCAAGTTTTCTGAGGAGAAGCGGTGA
- a CDS encoding pyridoxine 5'-phosphate synthase → MIPRIGLDLEPGVQIARLIPDLDLLDVAYGAVRGGAQIILLPVSVFVTSTTYTPDLFNRPGLPLFAVKTEEDDLDRVPGLGVAPDRVVVTGARGTTISDVSRVADVSQRVVGTNQEIGVLVAPDPVAIKELSRARVQWAYFSTENVYHAASREEAEAETARIASAALAANRLNLRVALYGPTGRHLPPSLGAMAHIEEIYPAPDLWAMALRLGWEGAISEYRFLLR, encoded by the coding sequence GTGATCCCGCGAATCGGACTGGACCTGGAGCCGGGAGTGCAGATCGCCCGCCTCATCCCGGACCTTGATCTGCTGGACGTGGCGTACGGCGCGGTGCGCGGCGGGGCTCAGATCATTCTGCTGCCCGTTTCTGTCTTTGTGACCTCCACTACCTACACGCCGGACCTGTTCAACCGGCCCGGGCTGCCGTTGTTTGCGGTGAAGACGGAAGAAGACGATCTGGACCGGGTGCCGGGATTGGGTGTGGCGCCGGACCGGGTGGTGGTAACGGGAGCGCGCGGCACGACGATTTCGGACGTGAGCCGGGTGGCGGACGTGTCGCAGCGTGTGGTGGGCACGAACCAGGAGATCGGCGTGCTGGTGGCGCCGGATCCGGTGGCGATTAAGGAACTATCCCGCGCGCGGGTGCAGTGGGCGTATTTCTCCACGGAAAATGTGTACCACGCGGCCAGCCGCGAAGAGGCGGAAGCGGAAACGGCGCGAATCGCTTCGGCGGCGCTGGCTGCCAACCGGTTGAATTTGCGGGTGGCATTGTACGGGCCGACGGGACGGCATTTGCCGCCGAGTCTGGGCGCGATGGCGCACATTGAAGAGATTTATCCGGCTCCCGATCTGTGGGCGATGGCGCTGCGCCTCGGATGGGAAGGAGCCATTTCCGAATACCGGTTCCTGCTGCGCTGA
- a CDS encoding glycosyltransferase family 39 protein, translating into MKHRYFAWLLLIAGMVWCRAGFVEDVFYNIDEAEYAVAGSAMNHGWLPGVDLLGSTKPPGISALFNVLFHIFGHNLGAVHVVHVVIMIATGMLVMELAIALWGMAAAIPAAVLFWMVSNTYHIPSETLALNVESPEMLLAVAALLLAWMKPQKRWALVVAGAALGMGALFRQSVVFFALPMAAAIWREPSRRLYRMSHVAAGFVLAWLPLLAIYAASGALGWAWDSWVRYPIAYSGDGGMEMFFGALNDYGSTFVTEATVPLALLIGGIILQWRDRSTPRAKFLLWMTAAATLALCAGSRFFGHYWIQIFPVATLLGVSVWLKLAQGTKVMKRLLGAAVVIGGIMAILHFPTWRSWDPDPIPAGFGHYSIGADQLEVTIGHFARANTTQDETITVWGYCPQIYYYADRLPGTRDYLCHYTTGYSPGTFDPTAERAVRSEGHPQAKQMFLDDLEKRKPKYIIDLVQVRAYAFPFYNYSLRDYPELASYVRRNYLPEGKIGEALIYRRRTASDTWQPADQDVK; encoded by the coding sequence ATGAAGCACCGCTACTTTGCGTGGCTCCTCCTGATTGCCGGCATGGTCTGGTGCCGCGCGGGATTCGTGGAGGATGTCTTTTACAACATCGACGAGGCGGAGTACGCGGTCGCAGGCAGCGCGATGAACCACGGCTGGCTGCCCGGCGTGGATCTGCTGGGGAGCACAAAGCCGCCGGGCATCTCGGCGCTGTTCAATGTGCTCTTTCATATCTTCGGCCACAATCTTGGCGCGGTGCACGTTGTCCATGTCGTGATCATGATCGCGACGGGCATGCTGGTGATGGAACTGGCGATAGCGCTGTGGGGGATGGCGGCGGCGATACCGGCGGCGGTATTGTTCTGGATGGTGTCCAACACGTACCACATTCCCTCGGAGACGCTGGCGCTGAATGTGGAATCGCCCGAAATGCTCTTGGCCGTGGCGGCGCTGCTGCTGGCCTGGATGAAACCGCAGAAGCGGTGGGCGCTGGTGGTGGCGGGTGCGGCGCTGGGGATGGGCGCGCTGTTCCGGCAAAGCGTGGTGTTTTTCGCGCTGCCCATGGCAGCGGCGATCTGGCGGGAACCTTCGCGGCGGCTGTATCGCATGTCGCACGTCGCGGCGGGTTTTGTGCTGGCGTGGCTGCCGTTGCTGGCGATTTATGCCGCGTCGGGAGCGCTGGGGTGGGCGTGGGATAGCTGGGTGCGGTACCCGATTGCCTATTCGGGCGACGGCGGCATGGAGATGTTCTTCGGCGCGTTGAATGATTACGGCTCGACCTTTGTAACCGAAGCGACCGTGCCACTGGCGCTGCTGATCGGCGGGATTATTCTTCAGTGGCGGGACCGCTCAACACCACGCGCAAAGTTCCTGTTGTGGATGACGGCCGCTGCGACGCTGGCGCTGTGTGCAGGGTCGCGCTTCTTCGGGCACTACTGGATACAGATTTTCCCCGTGGCAACGCTGCTGGGCGTGTCAGTGTGGCTGAAACTGGCGCAGGGCACAAAGGTCATGAAGCGGCTGCTGGGGGCGGCGGTGGTGATCGGCGGGATCATGGCGATACTGCATTTTCCCACGTGGCGGAGTTGGGACCCGGATCCGATCCCCGCGGGCTTCGGGCACTACTCGATAGGAGCGGATCAGCTCGAAGTGACCATCGGTCACTTTGCGCGGGCCAACACCACACAGGATGAGACGATTACAGTGTGGGGATATTGCCCGCAAATCTACTATTATGCGGACCGTCTGCCGGGAACACGCGACTACCTGTGCCATTACACCACGGGCTATTCTCCGGGGACCTTCGATCCGACGGCAGAGCGCGCGGTGCGGTCCGAAGGGCATCCCCAGGCCAAGCAGATGTTCCTTGATGATCTGGAGAAACGCAAGCCGAAATACATCATCGACTTGGTGCAGGTCAGAGCATACGCGTTTCCGTTTTACAATTATTCATTGCGGGACTATCCGGAGCTGGCATCCTACGTGCGCCGGAACTATCTTCCCGAAGGCAAAATCGGCGAGGCGCTGATCTATCGCCGCCGCACGGCGAGCGATACGTGGCAGCCTGCCGATCAGGATGTGAAGTAG
- a CDS encoding glycosyltransferase family 39 protein: MRQRWIAWLILAAGMLICRAAFLESVVYNIDEAEYGVAARGLDHGLLPGVDFLGSNKTPGIVFLYGALFHLFGSSLIVTRVAYILMLVVEGGLLVELAIRLWGATAAIPAALLFWMVANSFDIPPDMIPLNTEGAAMLVAVLAVWLAWWRPKDIRAVLGSGAALGLSVLFRQSSVFFILPVFSVLMLAPGQRVKRSVMLATGALTVWAPVLAVYGAKHGLGWAWDSWVRYPLEYAGDTGINGFAARLAYMASEFGFQLMVPVALAIYGAVLLIRHGRKEQFVLLGSLLLGSFLALCTGSRFFGHYWVQMYPIVVLSAVSAWQCMAQGTKRTKLLLTSLALVAGLVALTHYNTWRTWDRYAPPRGISFFRLGVENDEVKLGAFAKEHTSPDEKICVWGYCPQIYWYAERLPAVRDFICHYVVGYSPGVSNLVMGQSERRLGHPRAVQMFLEDLERNRPKYIFDLTPVKRYTFAFTYYPMSSSPLVADYVLANYVPDSRIGEAEIYRRRTPADTLQPGSSDLEPAEE; this comes from the coding sequence ATGAGGCAGCGGTGGATTGCCTGGCTGATACTGGCCGCGGGCATGCTGATATGCCGCGCGGCGTTTCTCGAGAGCGTCGTTTACAACATCGACGAAGCGGAATACGGAGTGGCCGCGCGGGGTCTTGACCACGGGCTGCTGCCGGGCGTGGATTTTCTCGGGTCGAACAAGACTCCGGGGATTGTGTTTTTGTATGGCGCGCTGTTTCATCTCTTCGGCTCATCGTTGATCGTCACGCGGGTGGCGTACATTCTGATGCTGGTGGTGGAAGGCGGGCTGCTGGTGGAACTGGCTATCCGTCTGTGGGGCGCGACGGCGGCGATTCCGGCGGCGCTGCTGTTCTGGATGGTTGCCAACAGTTTCGATATTCCGCCCGACATGATTCCGCTGAACACGGAAGGCGCCGCCATGCTGGTGGCGGTGCTGGCGGTGTGGCTGGCCTGGTGGAGACCGAAGGACATCCGGGCGGTGCTGGGTTCCGGCGCGGCACTGGGACTGTCGGTGCTGTTCCGGCAGAGTTCAGTGTTCTTTATTCTTCCGGTGTTCAGCGTGCTGATGCTGGCGCCGGGACAACGCGTGAAGCGCAGCGTGATGCTTGCGACGGGAGCGCTGACGGTGTGGGCGCCCGTATTGGCGGTGTATGGGGCAAAGCACGGGCTGGGGTGGGCGTGGGATAGTTGGGTGCGGTATCCGCTGGAGTATGCGGGCGACACGGGCATCAACGGATTCGCGGCGCGGCTTGCCTACATGGCCAGTGAATTCGGATTTCAGTTGATGGTTCCTGTAGCCTTGGCGATCTATGGCGCGGTTTTGCTGATTCGCCATGGACGCAAGGAACAGTTTGTCTTGCTGGGATCGCTGCTGCTGGGTTCGTTTCTGGCGCTGTGTACGGGGTCGCGGTTCTTCGGACATTACTGGGTGCAGATGTATCCCATTGTGGTGCTGTCGGCTGTTTCAGCATGGCAGTGCATGGCACAGGGAACGAAACGGACGAAGCTGCTATTGACAAGCCTGGCACTGGTGGCGGGACTTGTGGCGCTGACGCACTACAACACGTGGCGGACGTGGGACCGTTATGCGCCGCCTCGCGGAATCTCCTTTTTCCGCCTCGGGGTGGAAAATGACGAGGTGAAACTGGGCGCGTTTGCCAAGGAGCACACGTCACCGGACGAGAAGATTTGCGTCTGGGGCTACTGTCCACAGATTTACTGGTATGCGGAACGGTTGCCTGCCGTGCGGGATTTCATCTGCCACTATGTGGTGGGATACTCGCCGGGGGTGTCCAATCTGGTCATGGGGCAGAGTGAGCGGCGCCTGGGTCATCCACGGGCCGTGCAGATGTTCCTTGAAGACCTTGAGCGCAACAGACCGAAGTATATTTTCGATCTGACGCCGGTCAAGCGGTACACGTTTGCGTTCACATACTATCCGATGTCGAGCAGTCCGCTGGTGGCGGACTATGTGCTGGCGAACTATGTGCCGGACAGCCGGATCGGAGAAGCGGAGATTTACCGCCGCCGGACTCCCGCAGACACGTTGCAGCCGGGATCATCCGATCTGGAGCCTGCCGAAGAGTAA
- a CDS encoding HD domain-containing protein: protein MPERLISKFPEIAEITDLDLRQKTIAVFQDALTMGGWSVDDLERIPFTLLIPNCEVSLLAHTRSVVQTALKIAEVQEAFYNKYYQLDRDILLTGAILHDVGKLMEYAETEKGFIKSPAGKIMRHPFSGAALAMKHGLPVEVQHIIAVHAHEGDGAYRSPAAVIVHHSDFINFEPLRDLLK from the coding sequence ATGCCAGAGAGACTGATTTCTAAGTTCCCCGAGATCGCCGAGATTACCGACCTTGACCTGCGTCAGAAGACCATTGCCGTCTTTCAGGATGCTCTGACCATGGGCGGCTGGAGTGTCGATGACCTCGAGCGGATCCCGTTCACGCTGCTGATTCCCAATTGCGAGGTCAGCCTTCTGGCGCATACCCGCAGCGTGGTGCAGACGGCGCTGAAGATCGCCGAGGTGCAGGAAGCCTTCTACAACAAGTATTATCAGCTTGACCGCGACATTCTGCTGACGGGCGCTATCTTGCACGACGTGGGTAAATTGATGGAATACGCCGAGACGGAGAAGGGATTTATCAAGAGCCCGGCGGGCAAGATCATGCGCCATCCATTTTCGGGCGCCGCTCTGGCCATGAAGCACGGGTTGCCCGTCGAAGTGCAGCACATCATCGCCGTCCATGCGCACGAAGGCGACGGCGCGTACCGTTCGCCCGCCGCCGTGATTGTTCACCATTCCGATTTCATTAACTTCGAGCCGCTGCGCGATTTGCTGAAGTGA